From the Synechococcus sp. KORDI-49 genome, the window TGGATGCGGAGTCTCTGATCTGTCTGGTCTGCGCCATGGCGGAACGGATCTATCCGATGCTGCATCAGCTGCTCTCCTCCCGGGAGCCGGAGCAGCTCACCCGCCAGCGATGGCAGCTGCTCGAAACCCGCTTGGATGACTTGATCGAGGAACGCATGAACCCCCGGCGGGGAGCCGTTCTGCGGCTGCTCGACAAGCAATCCGGTGCGCCGATCCGCCGTCAGCTGATCAGCACACTGGCGCTGGTGGCCGGGCCCGGTGGCATCGATCGCCTGCGGGCCACCCTCCTCGACCCGACGCCCTGACTCACCGCAGCATGCAGAAGAACGCTTACCGCTACGAACAGACCGCTGCGCGACTGCTGGTGGAGGGCTACCCGGATCTGTCTTCAGGGCAACCCGTGGATGCCATCGGGATCCTCTCCGGATGGCGGATGCAGCTGGTGGCAGCCCCGGAACTCCAGGGAACCCGCGAACACCTGGAAGCACTGATGGCCGTGGTGATGCCCTACGCCCGCCACCTGCTCTCCGGCGTGGGGCGGTCCTTCGCCTCCGATGGTGACGTCGTGACCATTGAACCGGCAGGGGCCCAGCATCAGCTGCTGCTGCGCAGCAGTCAGGACGGCATCGAGCCGCTGCGGCTGATGCTCGATGACGCCGAGCTCTCGGATCTCGTGCGCTGCCTGGACCGGCTTCGACTCGATCAGCGGGTCCAGCTGAGCTGGCAGCTGGCCGAGAACAGGCCGTTGCCGCGTCAGGAGCTGGTGGAGAAGATTCCTCTGCAGCGCCGCCTGAGTGCCCCCGTGCTCGGCGGTCTCGCCCTGGCCTCCAGCGTCGCGGCAGCGCTCGTGCTGCCTCTCCCGCCGCTGCAGGAGAAGCCGACCACAGCACCGGTGCAACCATCCGAACAACCGGCCGCGGAAGCAGAGCGTTGACGAGCGCTGCACAGGCTTCAGAATCGTCGCTTAGGCGAGCTGTTCGGTGCTCCGCGATGACGGTGAGCTGGTCTGAACTGAGAAGGCGTGTCGCCCGCATCGGCGCCTCCCTGGACGTGGTGGTGCGCAGTGATCCCGAGGTGTGCGGCCTCAGCGGCTCGGGATACCACCTGACGCTCCACCACAGCGGATACGGAGACTGCACCGTGGGCAGCCTCACCCTGATCGACTGCCCGAATGAACTGGTGTTGATCGAATTCGAGCGCTGGATGCGCGGTGCCGGACACTCGCTGGTTCTATGAGCAAGGTGGCCCGCCGACCCCAGCGTGGTCCCCAGCGAGGGGAGGGATCACGGCAGGTCTTCCGACGCCGTCGCCGCATTCCAACCGGACTGGTCGTGCGTCAGCTGTTGGCGGTTCTGCTGATGCTCAGTGGAGGGATCGGCGTGGTCGTCCTGCTGCAACGCCTGCCGGAGCAGGTGGATGTGGTGCTGCTGGTGAGCGAGGCCATCGCTGATCTGATCCGCGGCATCCAGCAACTGCTGGAAGCTCTGCTGGGACTGGCGGCCGTGGTGCTGATCGGAGCGCTTGTGGTGCTCGCCGCTGTTCTGATCCTCGGCGGTGTGTGGCGATTGCTGCGACTGCTCCGCCTGATGCTGTCGCCACCCGATCAGGGTCGACGCTGACGGGGCGCCAGGGAGCGCTGCAGATTCCAGAGTTCCGCGAGCGTGACACCCCCGTCACGGTCACCGTCCAGTCGGTCGAAATGACGGCCGATCCAGGGAATCGCAGCGGCCTCCACTCGGCTGAGCGACTTGTCACCGTTGAGATCGGCCTTGTGGAAGCGACGCTTCAGCCGCTGGCCGCTCGGCTGGGCAGCGGGAACGCTCAGATCTTCGATCAACAGATAAGTGCGACCTTTCGTGCGACGCAGACGCCGCTCGAGAGCCCGACGGCCCTGGAGCTCCCCCGGATCAAGGCGCCCGTCGCGGTTCGCATCGAGCCTCACGAACAGAGCCTGCATCCGGGTGCTGTACACCTGCATCGGCTGTCCGTTGGACTGGGCTATGGCGGACGATGCCGTCGAAAGGATGGACAGGGCCAGTGCAAGGGCCCCGGAAGTCAAGGGAGCAGGCATGAATCCAGCCTATGGAGACCATCAAGCCCTGGCGGTGTCTGAAACGTGACCGGGGTGGCGGCAGCTGTGACAGGGTTCCCCTGAACGACGACAGTCCAGGCCCCTCTGCATACGATCGGCTCATCCGACGGAATCCGAACAGCTGACCATGACCCGTGCATCGATGGTGTGGGTGGTCGATGACGATCCCGAGCTGCGCAAGATGGTCGGGACCTATCTGATCGATCAGGGCTACGACGTGCGCTGCCTCTGCGATGTGAAGCAGATGGAGGCCCGCCTGGAGTTCCAGCGTCCGGATCTTGTGGTGCTGGATCTGATGCTCCCCGGCGACGATGGGCTGACGGCTCTGCGCCGTCTGCGCGATGCCGGAGATGACCTGCCTGTGGTGATGCTCACCGCCCGGGGAGAGGCCGTGGATCGGATCATCGGCCTGGAACAGGGAGCGGATGACTACCTCGGGAAGCCATTTCTGCCGCGGGAGCTTTCCGCCCGCATCGAGGCGGTGCTGCGCCGCCGCAGCACCGTTCCGGCAGGAACCCCGGTGGCGGAAGGCGGCCAGGTGAGCTTCGGGGAGAACGTGCTCGATCTCTCGGCCCGCACACTGCTCCAGAACGATCAACCCGTTGTGATCACCAGCGGCGAGTTCAGTCTTCTGGCCGCATTCGTTCAGCATCCCCACCGCCCTCTGTCCCGGGAACGGTTGATCGAGCTGGCCCGCGGACCCGGTTGTGAGACCGACAGTCGCAGCATGGATGTGCAGGTGTCCAGGGTGCGCAAGCTGGTGGAGCCGGACCCGACACGACCTCGCTACCTGCAGACCGTATGGGGATACGGCTACGTCTTTGTGCCGGATGGCACGCCCCGCTCCCGCTGAGATGAGGCTGGCCGTCTCCTGGTGGCGGCTGATCCTGCGCGTGAGCTGCTGGAGCGGCCTCCTGGTGGGGGGCTGGGTGCTGGCTCTTCTGCTGCTGCAGGTGCTGTTCGGCCGACAGCTGGAACGGGTGCAGACCGTTCAGCTGGGCCGGGAACTGGCGCTCAATGTGCGGCTGACGGAACTGACGCTGGAGCGCTACCCACCGGTGCTCATCAACGAACTGACGGGCCTGCAGCTGGCGGTGATGGAGCGGCCACCCCGGGCCGGTCCGGTGGATGCCGGACTGCACCGGCGCATGCAGGGACTGCAGAACGAACTTTGCACACGCCTCTCCCATTGCCCGACCCTGCTGCCGGCGCAGGGGAGCTCTCGCCAACAGGGCGTGTGGATCGAGCTGATCTCTCCACTGGAACCGGTCTGGCTGCGGGTGGAACTGCCGACGGCACGAGGCTGGCCACCGGAGCCGATGCTGCTGGTGGTTGCCCTGGTCGCAGCGGTGATCTTCACCGGGGTTCTCTATCTGCTGCTGGAGGTGGAACGGCCCCTGCGCGGACTGGAGCGGGCCCTCTCAAGGGTGGGGGAAGGCTCCGATCCGGCCACGGTCCCCGTCAGCGGGGCA encodes:
- a CDS encoding EF-hand domain-containing protein; amino-acid sequence: MPAPLTSGALALALSILSTASSAIAQSNGQPMQVYSTRMQALFVRLDANRDGRLDPGELQGRRALERRLRRTKGRTYLLIEDLSVPAAQPSGQRLKRRFHKADLNGDKSLSRVEAAAIPWIGRHFDRLDGDRDGGVTLAELWNLQRSLAPRQRRP
- a CDS encoding DUF3038 domain-containing protein; the encoded protein is MTDASAPQGARLGRRGVERLDLLLLTIEALDLNAGEFMLWTSHQMGLQSQFPNRVELWKRRCHNPLRRTTRREQLAPLDAESLICLVCAMAERIYPMLHQLLSSREPEQLTRQRWQLLETRLDDLIEERMNPRRGAVLRLLDKQSGAPIRRQLISTLALVAGPGGIDRLRATLLDPTP
- a CDS encoding response regulator, encoding MTRASMVWVVDDDPELRKMVGTYLIDQGYDVRCLCDVKQMEARLEFQRPDLVVLDLMLPGDDGLTALRRLRDAGDDLPVVMLTARGEAVDRIIGLEQGADDYLGKPFLPRELSARIEAVLRRRSTVPAGTPVAEGGQVSFGENVLDLSARTLLQNDQPVVITSGEFSLLAAFVQHPHRPLSRERLIELARGPGCETDSRSMDVQVSRVRKLVEPDPTRPRYLQTVWGYGYVFVPDGTPRSR
- a CDS encoding DUF4335 domain-containing protein; the encoded protein is MQKNAYRYEQTAARLLVEGYPDLSSGQPVDAIGILSGWRMQLVAAPELQGTREHLEALMAVVMPYARHLLSGVGRSFASDGDVVTIEPAGAQHQLLLRSSQDGIEPLRLMLDDAELSDLVRCLDRLRLDQRVQLSWQLAENRPLPRQELVEKIPLQRRLSAPVLGGLALASSVAAALVLPLPPLQEKPTTAPVQPSEQPAAEAER